One region of Mycolicibacterium insubricum genomic DNA includes:
- a CDS encoding CoA transferase, whose product MSGVDDAVTAWAASGLAALTGPTDGPPDFSRAPILAAATDLAPDAATLLTGRAGLLGVRRRGRISAGGATRLLATLDGWVALTLSRPDDIAAVPALLEADAVDADPWPEVTAWAAGHRAGEIVARAVLLDLPAAALGETTAAPPRIRQCGRRGTPRAVAGLLVADLTSMWAGPLCARRLADAGATVVKVESPRRPDGTRAGDPRFFDWMNAGKLSCTTDFDTDADRLRALLTVADVVLEGSRPAALARRGLGPEDIPGPPGRVWLRITGHGDGSVEGRVAFGEGAARVAFGDDAAVAGGLVGRAPDGSPVFCGDAIADPLTGLAAAAAVSEALTRGGGELIEISMAAVAAEYAAQPSLPQGYPPNPPVAADPTAPPPAAAASALGADNAAVDALVAARSTRC is encoded by the coding sequence ATGAGCGGCGTGGACGACGCGGTGACGGCATGGGCGGCCAGCGGGCTGGCCGCGCTCACCGGACCCACCGACGGGCCCCCGGACTTCAGCCGCGCCCCGATCCTGGCCGCCGCCACCGACCTCGCCCCGGACGCGGCGACGCTGCTGACCGGGCGCGCCGGACTGCTCGGGGTGCGCCGGCGCGGCCGGATCAGCGCCGGCGGCGCCACCCGTCTGCTGGCCACGCTTGACGGCTGGGTGGCACTGACCCTGTCACGCCCCGATGACATCGCGGCCGTACCCGCCCTGCTGGAAGCCGACGCCGTCGACGCCGACCCGTGGCCGGAGGTGACGGCCTGGGCCGCCGGCCACCGCGCGGGCGAGATCGTGGCACGGGCGGTGCTGCTGGACCTGCCGGCCGCGGCGCTGGGGGAGACCACCGCGGCGCCACCGCGGATCCGGCAGTGCGGGCGCCGCGGGACGCCCCGGGCGGTGGCCGGGCTGCTGGTGGCCGACCTCACCTCGATGTGGGCCGGGCCGCTGTGCGCCCGCCGGCTGGCCGACGCGGGAGCGACCGTCGTCAAGGTGGAAAGCCCCCGTCGGCCCGACGGCACCCGCGCCGGCGACCCGCGCTTCTTCGACTGGATGAACGCCGGAAAGCTTTCCTGCACCACCGATTTCGACACTGACGCCGACCGGCTGCGGGCACTGCTCACGGTTGCCGACGTGGTGCTGGAGGGATCCCGGCCGGCGGCGCTGGCCCGGCGCGGGCTCGGTCCCGAGGACATCCCCGGCCCGCCCGGCCGGGTATGGCTGCGCATCACCGGTCACGGAGACGGCTCCGTCGAAGGTCGCGTCGCCTTCGGCGAGGGTGCAGCTCGCGTCGCCTTCGGCGACGATGCGGCCGTCGCCGGCGGGCTGGTCGGGCGGGCCCCCGACGGGTCGCCGGTGTTCTGCGGGGACGCCATCGCCGACCCGCTGACCGGTCTGGCCGCCGCGGCGGCCGTCAGCGAAGCACTGACCCGCGGCGGTGGTGAACTGATCGAGATCTCGATGGCCGCCGTCGCCGCCGAATACGCCGCACAGCCGTCCCTGCCGCAGGGCTATCCGCCGAACCCGCCGGTCGCCGCCGACCCCACCGCGCCGCCACCGGCCGCCGCCGCCTCTGCCCTGGGCGCCGACAACGCCGCGGTGGATGCCCTGGTCGCCGCCCGGAGCACCCGATGCTGA
- a CDS encoding alpha/beta hydrolase: protein MWSRASNMLAVDPVELLDASAKLPVVGPFFGQLSGYTAIGMWAGRHAPGIVGAISKSWTTPNRGFIRQAERARTRAVSDAALRGLVPDADLDIEWPRTDSVPPVLRAGEHLRNRYRTSVRYGDDPEQVLDVWRRKDLSGPAPVMIFVPGGAWVHGGRILQGYALMSHLAEMGWVCLSVEYRVAPGHPWPRHIRDVKAAIAWARANVDRFGGDRGFVTIAGASAGGHLAALAGLTPGNPVFETELAPGSDTSVDAVVGIYGRYDWEDRSTPERVGFMDFLERVIVKQRVEAAPELYHDSSPIALVHADAPPFFVIHGSGDNIIPVQQARDFVAALRSVSTSMVGYAELPGAGHGFDMTDGVRTPVMATAVGLFLEQVRRQPADLAARTAI, encoded by the coding sequence ATGTGGTCCCGTGCATCCAACATGCTGGCCGTCGATCCCGTCGAGCTGCTGGACGCCTCGGCCAAGTTGCCCGTCGTCGGCCCGTTCTTCGGCCAGCTCAGCGGCTACACCGCTATCGGCATGTGGGCCGGCCGGCACGCTCCGGGCATCGTCGGGGCGATCAGCAAGTCTTGGACCACCCCCAACCGCGGCTTCATCCGCCAGGCCGAGCGCGCCCGCACCCGCGCGGTGTCCGACGCCGCGCTGCGCGGGCTGGTTCCCGATGCGGACCTGGACATCGAGTGGCCGCGCACCGACTCGGTGCCGCCGGTGCTGCGGGCCGGTGAACACCTGCGCAACCGCTACCGCACCTCCGTGCGCTACGGCGACGACCCCGAGCAGGTGCTCGACGTGTGGCGCCGCAAGGACCTGTCCGGGCCCGCCCCGGTGATGATCTTCGTGCCCGGCGGTGCGTGGGTGCACGGCGGACGGATCCTGCAGGGCTACGCGCTGATGTCGCACCTGGCCGAGATGGGCTGGGTGTGCCTGTCGGTGGAGTACCGGGTGGCTCCCGGCCACCCCTGGCCGCGGCACATCCGCGACGTCAAGGCCGCCATCGCCTGGGCCCGCGCAAACGTGGACCGCTTCGGTGGCGACCGCGGGTTCGTGACCATCGCCGGCGCGTCGGCGGGCGGGCATCTCGCCGCGCTGGCCGGCCTGACCCCCGGGAACCCGGTATTCGAAACGGAACTGGCCCCCGGATCGGACACCTCGGTGGATGCCGTGGTCGGCATCTACGGCCGCTACGACTGGGAGGACCGGTCCACCCCCGAGCGGGTCGGCTTCATGGACTTCCTGGAACGGGTGATCGTCAAGCAGCGGGTCGAAGCCGCTCCCGAGCTGTACCACGATTCGTCGCCGATCGCCCTGGTGCACGCCGACGCCCCGCCGTTCTTCGTGATCCACGGCAGCGGGGACAACATCATCCCGGTGCAGCAGGCCCGCGACTTCGTGGCCGCGCTGCGGTCGGTGTCGACATCGATGGTCGGCTACGCCGAATTGCCCGGCGCCGGACACGGTTTCGACATGACCGACGGCGTCCGCACCCCGGTTATGGCCACCGCCGTCGGGCTGTTCCTGGAACAGGTACGACGGCAACCGGCGGACCTGGCGGCCCGAACCGCCATCTGA
- a CDS encoding WS/DGAT/MGAT family O-acyltransferase: MKRLTGWDAFLLYSEAPNVHMHTLKIAIVELGDLGERTFGVEQFREVIRGRLPKLYPLRYQLVDIPWKFHHPMWREHVEVDLEYHIRPLRLPAPGGRRELDDAIAEIAGTPLDRSKPLWEMYFVEGLEGGRIAIVNKIHHALADGVAAANLLAYGMDLRTGPIGAEVDDAIDPPPTRRQLIRSAWSDHFRHLAEVPSTIGYTVAGLNRVRRSSRKLAPDLTRPFTPPPSFMNHVLTPERRFATASLSLADIKETKAHLDISINDLVLAMSAGALRKLSLRYDGHADSPLLASVPVSFDFSSDRVCGNYFTGVMMPVPIHLEDPLERVRQTHEDALLAKETNLLIGPELVSRWSNYMPPAAMESLFAWLSKIDGPNKVLNLNISNVPGPREYGRVGEAVVSELYSVGPVTAAAGLNITVWSYVDQLNISVLSDLDTVEDAHEVTSAMVDEFVEIRRAAGLSEELTPVPLAMGPA; the protein is encoded by the coding sequence ATGAAGCGACTCACCGGCTGGGACGCGTTCCTGCTCTACAGCGAAGCGCCCAACGTGCACATGCACACCCTCAAGATCGCCATCGTGGAACTCGGCGACCTGGGCGAGCGGACCTTCGGCGTCGAGCAGTTCCGCGAGGTCATCCGCGGCCGGCTGCCCAAGCTGTACCCGCTGCGCTATCAGCTCGTCGACATCCCGTGGAAGTTCCATCACCCGATGTGGCGCGAACACGTCGAAGTGGACCTCGAATACCACATCCGGCCGCTGCGGCTGCCCGCCCCGGGTGGGCGGCGCGAGCTCGACGACGCGATCGCCGAAATCGCCGGCACCCCACTGGATCGCAGTAAACCGCTGTGGGAGATGTACTTCGTCGAGGGTCTGGAGGGCGGCCGGATCGCCATCGTCAACAAGATCCATCACGCACTAGCCGACGGGGTGGCCGCCGCGAACCTGCTGGCCTACGGGATGGACCTGCGCACCGGGCCGATCGGCGCCGAGGTCGACGACGCCATCGACCCCCCACCGACCCGGCGGCAGCTGATCCGTTCGGCATGGTCGGACCACTTCCGCCACCTCGCCGAGGTGCCGTCCACCATCGGCTACACCGTCGCCGGCCTGAACCGGGTGCGCCGCAGCTCCCGCAAACTCGCCCCGGACCTGACCCGGCCGTTCACCCCGCCGCCGAGCTTCATGAACCACGTGCTGACCCCCGAGCGGCGTTTCGCCACCGCCTCGCTGTCGCTGGCCGACATCAAGGAAACCAAGGCGCACCTGGATATTTCAATCAACGACCTGGTGCTTGCCATGTCGGCGGGGGCGCTGCGCAAACTGTCGCTGCGCTACGACGGGCACGCCGACTCTCCGCTGTTGGCGTCGGTGCCGGTCAGCTTCGACTTCTCCTCGGACCGGGTGTGCGGCAACTACTTCACCGGTGTGATGATGCCGGTGCCGATCCACCTCGAAGACCCGCTGGAGCGGGTGCGCCAGACGCACGAGGATGCGCTGCTGGCCAAGGAGACCAACCTGCTGATCGGCCCGGAACTGGTCAGCAGGTGGTCGAACTACATGCCGCCGGCCGCGATGGAATCGCTGTTTGCGTGGCTGTCCAAGATCGACGGGCCCAACAAGGTCCTCAACCTCAACATCTCCAACGTCCCGGGGCCGCGGGAATACGGCCGCGTCGGTGAGGCGGTGGTCTCCGAGCTGTACAGCGTCGGCCCGGTGACCGCGGCCGCGGGCTTGAACATCACCGTGTGGAGCTACGTCGACCAGCTGAACATCTCGGTGCTGTCGGACCTGGACACCGTCGAGGACGCCCACGAAGTCACCTCGGCCATGGTCGACGAGTTCGTCGAGATCCGCAGGGCCGCCGGTCTTTCCGAGGAGCTCACTCCGGTCCCGTTGGCGATGGGGCCGGCGTAG
- a CDS encoding amidohydrolase family protein translates to MLITRAALPDGRTVDIRCTDTLTAVAQRLDPRPGEDLLDAAGALVLPGLHDHHSHLRAAIAATASVPVGPPRVRNRAALAVALAAAQPGPDGWIRAIGYHDSVAGPLDAAALDALVPDIALRVQHRSGALWILNTAGLRRLGRGGHPDGRFHRDTEELRLPPLPQDPEPLSRRLASYGITGITDATPGQSAADLAELAAHARTGRLVQRLHAMAPAGTPAVDGITLGPAKLILDDTDLDLDRITDWIADQHRHRHPVAVHCVTDAQLVVTLAALRSTGTAPGDRIEHAAVVPQDCLDQLAEAGVTVVTQPNFVGERGDQYRAEIPDDDQSDLWRLASLRDAGVPVALSTDAPFGDPDPWAAIRAAVHRRTGSGAVLGARERVSAATAIELFCGYPQAPARPRTLSPGEPADLCVLSLPPAEALSELDSAMVAATVIAGKLCYSAGSDTRPG, encoded by the coding sequence ATGCTGATCACCCGTGCCGCCCTGCCGGACGGGCGCACCGTCGACATCCGGTGCACCGACACCCTCACCGCGGTCGCCCAGCGGCTCGACCCCCGACCGGGCGAGGACCTGCTCGACGCCGCCGGCGCCCTGGTGCTGCCCGGCCTGCACGACCACCACAGCCACCTCCGGGCGGCCATCGCCGCCACCGCATCGGTACCCGTCGGCCCACCGCGGGTGCGCAACCGTGCCGCGCTGGCCGTCGCGCTGGCCGCCGCGCAACCCGGCCCCGACGGCTGGATCCGAGCCATCGGCTACCACGACTCGGTCGCCGGCCCGCTGGACGCCGCCGCGCTCGACGCCCTGGTGCCCGATATCGCGCTGCGGGTGCAACACCGCAGCGGCGCGCTGTGGATCCTCAACACCGCCGGGCTGCGGCGCCTCGGCCGCGGCGGGCACCCCGACGGCCGGTTCCACCGAGACACCGAGGAACTGCGGCTGCCGCCCCTACCGCAGGACCCGGAACCGCTGAGCCGGCGGCTGGCCTCCTACGGCATCACCGGCATCACCGACGCCACCCCCGGCCAGAGCGCCGCCGACCTGGCGGAACTGGCGGCCCACGCCCGCACCGGCCGGCTCGTGCAGCGGCTGCACGCGATGGCGCCGGCCGGCACCCCCGCGGTCGACGGAATCACCCTCGGACCGGCCAAACTCATCCTTGACGACACCGATCTGGACCTGGACCGGATCACCGACTGGATCGCCGACCAGCACCGCCACCGGCACCCGGTCGCCGTGCACTGCGTCACCGACGCGCAGCTCGTCGTCACCCTGGCGGCGCTGCGCAGCACCGGCACCGCGCCCGGCGACCGCATCGAACACGCCGCCGTCGTCCCGCAGGACTGCCTGGACCAACTCGCCGAGGCGGGCGTCACCGTGGTCACCCAACCCAACTTCGTCGGCGAACGCGGCGACCAGTACCGCGCCGAGATCCCCGATGACGACCAGTCGGACCTGTGGCGGCTGGCCAGCCTGCGCGACGCGGGCGTGCCCGTCGCCCTGTCCACCGACGCCCCGTTCGGCGACCCCGACCCGTGGGCCGCCATCCGCGCGGCGGTGCACCGGCGCACCGGCTCCGGGGCGGTGCTGGGTGCCCGGGAACGGGTGTCCGCGGCCACCGCGATCGAGCTGTTCTGCGGATACCCGCAGGCCCCAGCCCGGCCGCGGACGCTGAGTCCCGGTGAACCCGCCGACCTGTGCGTCCTGTCGCTGCCGCCGGCGGAGGCGCTGTCCGAGCTGGATTCGGCGATGGTCGCCGCGACGGTGATCGCGGGGAAACTGTGTTATTCGGCGGGCTCGGACACCCGCCCAGGGTAG
- the fadD12 gene encoding acyl-CoA ligase FadD12 has translation MVAIPGLDRVAGAVGLINTMVRGGVIAPMRPDKYLKVMAAAQREGLSVTSGFAMSAQRAPERVALIDELGELTYAEVDRRADALASALQQRGAACVGILCRNHRGFVDALIASTRIGANTLLLNTSFAGPALAEVVARENVDVLIYDEEFAGIVETATAERDAERILAWCEDPDTSEETVEKLLADHAGERPQAPAAPGKTILLTSGTTGTPKGAKHSGGGLGELKAILDRVPWHTDRTVVVAAPMFHAWGFSQLVFAASMACTIVTRRRFDPEATLALVDTHGAYGLCVVPVMFDRIMDLPDDVRARYSGRTLRFATASGSRMRPDVVIRFMDEFGDVIYNNYNATEAGMIATATPEDLRAAPDTAGRPAVGTEVRILDADFHEVPAGEVGQIFVRNGSQFDGYTSGSTKDFHEGFMASGDLGRFDSEGRLFVVGRDDEMIVSGGENVYPIEVEKILTGHDDVSEAAVLGVDDAEYGQRLVAFVVLNSGADAEGAEAVLKQHVRDNLANYKVPRSIVVLDELPRNITGKIARRELQDLVPD, from the coding sequence ATGGTCGCCATTCCGGGGCTCGACCGCGTCGCCGGCGCCGTCGGCCTGATCAACACCATGGTCCGCGGCGGGGTGATCGCCCCCATGCGCCCGGACAAGTACCTGAAGGTGATGGCCGCCGCGCAGCGCGAAGGGCTTTCGGTAACAAGCGGTTTCGCCATGTCGGCGCAGCGCGCACCGGAGCGGGTGGCACTCATCGACGAACTCGGGGAACTGACCTACGCGGAGGTGGACCGGCGCGCGGACGCGCTGGCGTCGGCACTGCAGCAGCGCGGCGCGGCGTGTGTCGGCATCCTGTGCCGCAATCACCGCGGGTTCGTCGATGCGTTGATCGCCTCCACCCGCATCGGCGCAAACACGCTGCTGCTCAACACTTCTTTCGCCGGTCCGGCGCTGGCGGAGGTGGTGGCCCGGGAGAACGTCGACGTGCTGATCTACGACGAGGAGTTCGCCGGCATCGTCGAGACGGCCACCGCCGAGCGCGACGCCGAGCGGATCCTCGCGTGGTGCGAGGACCCGGACACCTCCGAGGAGACCGTCGAGAAGCTGCTGGCCGATCACGCCGGCGAGCGCCCGCAGGCTCCGGCCGCGCCCGGCAAGACCATTCTGCTGACCTCGGGTACCACCGGAACCCCCAAGGGCGCCAAGCATTCCGGTGGTGGTCTCGGTGAGCTCAAGGCGATCCTGGACCGGGTACCGTGGCACACTGACCGGACCGTCGTCGTCGCGGCGCCGATGTTCCACGCCTGGGGTTTCTCGCAGTTGGTGTTCGCGGCCTCGATGGCGTGCACCATCGTCACCCGCCGCCGGTTCGACCCGGAGGCCACCCTGGCCCTCGTCGACACCCACGGCGCCTACGGGTTGTGCGTGGTGCCGGTGATGTTCGACCGGATCATGGATCTGCCCGACGACGTGCGCGCCCGGTATTCCGGGCGGACCCTGCGGTTCGCCACCGCCTCCGGGTCGCGGATGCGCCCGGATGTGGTGATCCGGTTCATGGACGAGTTCGGTGACGTGATCTACAACAACTACAACGCCACCGAGGCCGGGATGATCGCGACGGCCACGCCGGAGGACCTGCGCGCCGCCCCGGACACCGCCGGGCGACCGGCCGTCGGCACCGAGGTGCGCATCCTGGACGCCGATTTCCACGAGGTGCCCGCCGGCGAGGTCGGACAGATCTTCGTGCGCAACGGTTCCCAGTTCGACGGCTACACCTCGGGCAGCACCAAGGATTTCCACGAGGGCTTCATGGCATCCGGGGACCTGGGCCGGTTCGATTCCGAGGGCAGGCTTTTCGTCGTCGGCCGGGACGACGAGATGATCGTCTCCGGTGGCGAGAACGTCTACCCGATCGAGGTGGAGAAGATCCTGACCGGCCATGATGACGTCTCCGAGGCCGCGGTACTCGGCGTGGACGACGCCGAGTACGGCCAGCGGCTGGTCGCGTTCGTGGTGCTGAATTCCGGCGCCGATGCCGAGGGTGCCGAGGCGGTCCTCAAGCAGCACGTGCGGGACAACCTGGCCAACTACAAGGTGCCGCGGTCGATCGTGGTGCTCGACGAACTGCCCCGCAACATCACCGGCAAGATCGCCCGCCGAGAACTGCAGGACCTGGTTCCGGACTAG
- a CDS encoding lysophospholipid acyltransferase family protein encodes MSVLRPLIKGYHRSEVYDLEKVPATGGALVVSNHSGGMFAMDVPVFATDFYQQFGYDRPIYTLTFDLVLAGPTGEFFGKTGFIHANHDNADEALRSGGLVVVFPGGDYDAYRPTTARNTIDFDGRTGYIRAALNAGVPIVPLVGIGGQESQVYLTRGTGLAKLLRLDKLLRAKILPVSFGFPFGLSAVVPLNVPLPTKIVQRVLDPIDIVAQFGEDPDVDEVDAHVRSVMQAALDELAAERRFPVIG; translated from the coding sequence ATGAGCGTGCTGCGGCCGCTGATCAAGGGCTACCACCGCTCGGAGGTGTACGACCTGGAGAAGGTGCCCGCCACCGGTGGGGCCCTGGTGGTGTCCAACCACTCCGGCGGCATGTTCGCCATGGACGTACCGGTGTTCGCCACCGACTTCTACCAGCAGTTCGGCTACGACCGGCCGATCTACACCCTCACCTTCGACCTGGTGCTGGCCGGGCCGACCGGTGAGTTCTTCGGCAAGACCGGCTTCATCCACGCCAACCACGACAACGCCGACGAGGCGCTACGCTCGGGTGGGCTGGTGGTGGTGTTCCCCGGTGGCGACTACGACGCCTACCGGCCGACCACCGCGCGCAACACCATCGACTTCGACGGCCGCACCGGCTACATCCGCGCCGCGCTGAACGCCGGCGTGCCGATCGTCCCGCTGGTCGGCATCGGCGGCCAGGAATCCCAGGTCTACCTGACCCGCGGCACCGGCCTGGCCAAGCTGCTGCGGCTGGACAAGCTGCTGCGCGCGAAGATCCTGCCGGTGTCCTTCGGCTTCCCGTTCGGGCTCTCGGCGGTGGTCCCGCTCAACGTGCCGCTGCCCACCAAGATCGTGCAGCGGGTGCTGGACCCGATCGACATCGTGGCGCAGTTCGGCGAGGATCCCGACGTCGACGAGGTGGACGCGCATGTCCGCTCGGTGATGCAGGCCGCGCTCGACGAGCTGGCGGCCGAGCGCCGGTTCCCGGTGATCGGCTGA